DNA from Acidobacteriota bacterium:
ACGCGCGTTCGGGGCGCCTCTTCCTTCAGTTTGTCCGCAAAGACGGCATCGGCGATGCCCGCCGCCAGCCGGCGGGTATTGATGCTTTCGTTGTTGAACATCAGAATGATGATCACCTCGTCTTCGGGAAAAATCAGGACTTGGCTTCTGAATCCGGGCAGCCCCCCGCTGTGCTCCGCCATGGGGACCCCCTTGTGATCGCGGACGTAGAAGCCGTAGGTGTAAATCAGGGGGTTGCCGTTTTCAAGGGAGTTATCGATGCGGGATATTTTTGTGAGGTAATCCCGGGGACCGACGGCCGGCGAAAGAATGTTCTTTGCCCAGAGAATCATATCATCGAGGCTTGTGAACATGTTGCCGCCGCCGAGGCTGAAATCGCTGAAACTTCCGACCTCCGCGAAACCATCATCCTTTTTTGCATAACCCCGGGCGATTTTGTCGAAGTCCCCGAACGCCTCATCCATGAAAAAGGACGAGGTCATTCCCAGGGGTTTGAAGATACGGGAATCCATGAACTCGGTAAAACCGACCCCGCCGACATTCTCAACCAGGCTTGCCAGCAATGAATACCCCGCATTGGAATAGACATGCTTCGTGTTGGGCTCGAAGTTCAGGTGCGGGTAGCGCTTGATGAGCGCGATTTCGTCCTGATGAGTCCATTGTTCGTCGAGAGAAAGCCCCCCGAAAAGCCGCAGGACATCGGTTGATGGAATTCCGCTCGTGTGCTGAAGGAGATGGCGGACGGTGATCGCGTGCTCATAGTCCGGAAGCCCGGAGAGACGGACCCGAATGTCGTCATCCAATTTCAGAAGACCGTCCTCTTCGAGCACCAAAACGGCGAAGGCCGTGAATTGTTTGGCGAGAGATGCGATGTCGAAGATCGTCTTTCCGGTGATTTCCGTTTTTTTCTCGACGTTCATGAGTCCGTAACATTTTTTCAAAAGAATCCCGTCGCCCGACAAGACGGCGACGGCACCGCCCGGTTGTCCGGCGGCATGCTGTTCCGCGACCAGGGCGTCGACCGTCCGTTCGAGGTTTTCTAAACGCGCATCGAGCGCACCGGCTGAAAGGCCGGTGAACAGCAAAGCAAATGCGGCCGCCGCGGTTTTTTTCGTCATTTCATTCTTCTCCATGAGGAATTCATATGGTATGACGCAACGAAAGGGCCGAAGGTTCCCTCTTCTAAGCCCACCCACACTGCTTGGTAACCGCTTCGGAAGATCATTTCCGGGTCCGGCTCTTTTTTTTATTCTGACCCGCCGTGCGTCCTGCAGGCGTCTTACCCGGTCGCCCCCTCTTTTTCTCCGACCCGGCTTTGACGGCCTTTCCTTTCGGCCGTGTCGGTTCCGTCTTTCTTTTTCTCGCTTGAGGAGCATCCGCTGGGACCGGCGCCCCAATGTCAATCTCAACGCCGAAGATCTCGGACAGTTCCTTTTCATCGAGAGCGGACGGCCCCGCAGCCGCCTTCGTCACAACGCCGGACTCGACGGCCTCATCGAACAGCTCGGCCGTGTCCACCCCTCTCAAAACAAAAAGAAGCTCCGGCCGGCGGTCGAGCCGTGCGCCCACGCCGTAGAGGACGGCCGCGACATGTTTGCACATCACCGCATAGTCGGGACAGGAACACTTCAGTTCGATCTCGTTCTCCCTCGGAAACAATCCGTTCTCCGGATCGGTCATGACCTTCATCACGGCATCGGACAACCGCCCGCAGAGCAGTTCGACCACCGAGGAGATTTGCCCCGTCGACGCCTCCCGAATGGACTTCCAGCGGGACGCGGGAAGTTTTCTGAAAGCAATATCCACACGGTAGAGGTCCGTACCGAGGACCCTGGCCGTCACACGGCCCGGTTCGACGGCCAGGTCGCAGACGGCTCCGCTGCGGATGTAGGATCGTCCCCGCCCCAGTCTGTTCCAGAAATCGCAGTGGTTTTCCAGGTGGGTGCACCAGCCTTTACCCCAGAATGTCCGGGCGATCGTCCGGCCTTCAAGAATGACGGGATCGAGCTTCTCGCCCTTCTTGATGAGCTTTTCCATTCGCCGCGCCGCCGTCGCCTTCCGTTCCGCGACCGTCACATAACGCGGCCAGAACCGGTCATCGCTCCAACTCCGGCGCCGTCTTCGTCTCATGGCTCACTCTCCCGCGGCCCGGTGGATGTCAAGGGCCACAAATTCCAAAAGTTCGCGGTCGGACATCTCCGTCAGTCGCTTCTCAACCCCTTCCTCGATCAGCCCCCGGGCCAGGTCCGTCTTTTCGGAGATGAGGGCGTCGATCTTCTCCTCGATCGTCCCTTTGCAGACGAACTTGTGAACCATGACGTTCTTGGACTGGCCGATCCGGAAAGCCCTGTCGGTGGCCTGGTTTTCCACGGCCGGGTTCCACCAGCGGTCGAAGTGAATGACGTGGCCCGCCGCCGTCAGGTTGAGTCCGATTCCCCCGGCTTTGAGCGACAGGATGAAAAAGGGCGGACCATCTTCGCGCTGGAATTCCTCGACCAGACTTCGTCTCTTCCGGATGGGCGTCCCGCCGTGGAGGACGAGGCCCGGCCGGCCAAACACCCCGGACAGGAAGTCGGCCAGGGGGTCGGCGATCTCCCGGAACTGGGTGAAGACCAGGGCCTTTTCCTGCCGCGCGGCCAGTTCCTCGCAAATATCCCGCAACCGGGCGAACTTCCCGCTTCGGCCGGGATCGTAGTCGCCGTCGCCGGAGGCGTGGGCCGGGTGGTTGCAGATCTGCTTGAAACGCAGGATGGCGGCAAGGACGGCGCCTCGGCGCTCGATCCCCGTCCTCTCCTCAAGATGTTCCATCAGATCCCTGACCATATCCCGGTAAAGCGCCGCCTGGACCGGAGTGAGGTGGCAGAAGGCCTTGACTTCCGTTTTATCGGGAAGATCGTCGATGATGCTCTTGTCGGTCTTCAAACGCCTCAAGATATAGGGGCGAACCAGGGCCCGTAACGGCCCGTATGCGTCCGGACCGCCGGCGACGATCGACTTGGCATATTGTCCGAAGGTCCGTTCGGAACCGAGAAGCCCGGGATTCAGGAAGTCGAAGATCGACCACAGGTCGGACAGCCTGTTTTCGATCGGGGTCCCGGTCAGGACGATCCGCCGCGGGGCCGTGACTTCTTTGACGGCCCGAGCTTGACGGGTCGCCGGATTTTTCACGGCCTGGGCCTCATCGAGACCGATCAGGCTCCAGGATCGTTTGCGGAAGAGCGGCGTCCTGTGAAGAATGCCGTAGGTCGTGATGACCAGTTCCGGGCCGGCCTTGTCGACGCCGCTCTCCCCCTCCAGCCGGGAGGCCCACTCCGGGACGGGGGTTTCGGAGGGATGAGCATAGAGAACTTTCAAGCCGGGGGCGAAGCGTTCGATCTCCGCCTTCCAGTTGGCCACGAGCGAGGCGGGAACGACAAGGAGAGCGGGCGGAGAGTCGGCCGGGGCATCCCTCCGCAGAAGAAGGAGGAGGGCCAGAAACTGGATCGTCTTGCCCAGACCCATGTCATCGGCCAGGCAGGCTCCAAGACCGAGCTTGGACAGAAAGTGAAGCCAGCCGACGCCTTCGCGTTGGTAGGGCCGCAGAACCGCTCGAAAGTCCTTGCCGGGATCGGCGTCCGTCGCTTTCAGGCGTTCGGGATTCCGCAAAGCCTCAAGCAAGGCCGCCAGACCGGTTCCGGCGCGAACTCCGAACCATTCGGCGGTATCGGCCTCGCGGCCGGCTTTCGGTTCCGGCCCTTCCACTCCGGCGAGCAGACGCATCGCTTGAAGAAAGCTCAGGCCGTCCTTTCCGGCGCCCTTTCGGACGTTTTTCCAGTGAGCCATGAGTTGGGAAAGCCGTTCGGGATCGACTTCAATCCATTGTCCCCGGAGCGAGACCAGCCCGGGAGAAGCGCCGGCAATCGCGCGCCACTCGTCTTCGGTCAGGGACGTCCCATCGAGCGAGGCCTCGATGTTGAAATCGAGCAGGGTGTCGAGACCCAGGACGACGCCTCTTTTTTCGCCGATCGTCACGCTGACCCGGGGCCGGGGCGGGCGGCCGCCGTTCCACCAATCGGGCACTCGAACGATGATCCCGCTTTCTTCGAAAACCGGGATCTCTCTGAGGAAATTGTAGGCGTCGCGCGGCGTCCATGTCTGCGGCTTGTAGATCTCTCCGGATTCCACCATGCTCCTGATGAGAGGGCTCTTTTCGGCGGCGGCCTGGACCGGCGAGAGAAGCTTAAGGAGGGCGTTGCGGTTTTTTCGTCCTGCATATTCCTGGAGCGCCCGGTCGAGAGGGAGATATTGCGGCTTGGACCGATCCGACAGCCGCCCGGTGTAGGTCGCCATGAAGGCGAAAGGAAATTCGGGATTGCGTTTGTTCTCGGCGAGATGGAAGGTGACCCGGCCGACGAGACGCCAGTTGGGATCGTGTTCCCTCAGCCATCCGGCGGGCCCTTCCGGGTGGGCGGCGGCCTGAAGATGGGCATAGGCATCCATCAGTTTCCACATCCGGCTCAGGACCTTGGGCGTGAGATATTCGAGGCCTTTCATCGGGGGCACGCGATCCGTCACGGCCCTCAAGGACTCCGTGCCGGGGGGAGCGATGACGGTTGTGGGATCGGTCTCAATTCCCGGAGTCTGGCACAAGGCGGTTAAAAAACTTCGGGCAAAGCTCCTCCAGAAACCGAGGAGGGCCGAAGGAGGCGCCTCCCACTTCTCACCCGCAAGTTCCAGAAGGCCGAGGGCGTGATCTTGTCTCCAAAGGCCGCAAAGGCGCCGAACCTGAGGCGATGCGCCGGGGATGTCGGGCGGTTCGAGATAAAGCAAGCCTCCCGGAGAGAGTGCGACCTCGGGAAACCCCGGGCCGGAAGAATATTCAGGAGATGTGTCTGTCATTGTCTCGGAAAGGATATCCTATGCAACATGGGAAAAAAGTCAATCCGTCTTGCTTGGCTTTGGAAACACAAAGCGCATTGATCTCGAAAGGCGGCGCAGGTATATTGGCTTAAGAGGAAAATCAAATGACGCTCAAAAGCCTTCTCTCTATCGGCGCTCTCCTTCTTTTAGGCCTTGCAGCGGCCGCTCCGCAAACGGCACCGTCGTCCGCGACGGCCGTGGTCATCCACGGCGACACCAACCGGGACGGCCGACTGGACGACACCGACATCACCGGCCGCCACGCCTGGTCCTGGGAATCCGGGCCCTTCATCATGGCCAATCTCGACGACGACGACCGCAGCGGGTTGCCCGACGCCCACGATCAAATCGTCAACGGCCGGGCGGACGAGGCCGACCTGGCGAAATTTCGGGTCCTGATCGACCCTTCCCTGATATCCGGAAAAACCGAAATCTTCGTGGAAGCCTCCGGCCAACGCCGGCTGCGGCCGGGCCGCTTCAACATTTTTCAGCAATCCGGCGACGGCTGGATCTTCATCGACGCGGACACCCCCTTGTCTCTGTCCGGCACAGCGCCCCTCGTTCTCGGCGTTGAGGCGAAAACATTCGCCGGAGTCGGCGGCTGGGACGGCAGGCTGCGATTGTGGGTATCCGTGAGAACCGGCGATACGACGATCGCCGAGGACTTCGCCGAAGCCCGGGTCGCCCCCTGGCTCATGCTTCCCAATTCCGCCCCGACCCGGACTCTCTACATCGCAACCGGGGATTACGACAACTCCGCCATGATCCGGGAGATGAGCGGCATCCTTCCCCGCTGGGGTGTCGCGTTCCCGCCGCCTCACCCCGTCGCCAACTGGCGCGAAATGTGGGTGCAGGACACCGTGGAGATCGGTTATACAGAAATCCCGGGCGGCGGCCGGATGCACGTCGTTCTGAACGGAATCCGGGGCGCCGACTCGTTCGGCCCCACCCTGCTCGGTCCGGATATCGGCGTCATCACCGTGGGTTCCGTCCGCGATCTCAAAGGCCACGACGCCTGGGCGGACTGGTTCGGAAACCTCGAGGTCAGCCACCCCACCGATCAGTTCCCTATGGGCCGCATCTATTACGGAATCAACACAATATCCGGGATCGGCCTGCATCCCGAGATTGTGGCGTTTCTCGAGGCCCAGGTGCTCCAAAAGCCCTTCTGGGTGGACACCTCCTGGCTGGGGATCAAGCACGTCGACGAGATTTTCAACGTGATTCCCGGAAAGGACGGCCGAGGCATGGTGATCATGGGAAGCCCCGAAGCCGCCTCCGCTCTGACCGGCCGACCGCTGGACGACTTCAACCGCGGCATTCAGGACAGCCTGAACCGGATGCTGCGCGGCGGCGCCTACGAGATCGCCGGCAAACACGTGGATTATCCGGGGATCATCGCACTTTTGGGGATGGACGAAAGCCGGTTCATCCGCCTGCCCGTCCTGTTTTCTCCCGTCTCGGTCGACAAGGCCTCGGCCCGCCCCGGCGCTCACAGCCGGTGGTCCAACCCGGTGAACTCGGTCTTTCTCAACGGAAACATGCTCATCGGGAACGCGTCTATGCCCGCCGATGTTCAATCGGAAATCGCCGCCAAGCTCCGCGCCGCCGGCATCCGGGACGTCGTCTTCATCGACGACCGGATTTACCATGACCGCTGGGGCAACGTTCACTGCGCCACGAATACCCTGCGGGAACCGCCCGCTGGAGGTTTCCGGACCCGAATGACTGTCCGCTGATAAACGCCCGCCTCAAAGGCTATTTGAAAAAGTGGGATTTAGCTCGATCCTCGCCACGGCCACATCGGCGGAAAACGCCTTTTTGGCGGCGACAACGTGCCGATCGAAGACACGCCGTCGCGGGAAAAATCGTCGATAAGAAGTCCGTTCAGCGCAACCATCGCCAGGCAAACCAATGCGGCGATCATCGTCAAAACCACGTTCTTCTTCTGCGCGTCTCCAACCCCCGCTATTCGCTGACCGACACCTTTGCCCAAATAACCCGGAAAGCAAGCCTGCCGAGCAAGCGTCAACGCCTCGTGGCGTTAACCGCCTCGATGGATAACGCCCGCCGCCTTGACATCGCTCTTGCCGTTCATTAAGCTGGACGTCGAAAAACCGGCGGGAGTCAAGAGAATTCCCCGTTAATACGACATCTGAATCAAAGGGGTGAAACATGATATGGGTTCTTGTCCTGATCGCAACACTCGGTCTGTCCTCGTCGTGTCATGGCGATACCGGCGGAAGGGAGATCGAAAACCTCGAGGCGTTCACAAGGCTTTACGGGTATGTCAGGTTTTTCTATCCCGGAGACGAGGCCGCAGCCCTGGACTGGAACCGCTTCGCGGTCCTGGGTGCGATGCGTGTGGAAAATTCCCGGAGCCCGGCGGAACTCAAAGCGGCCTTGGAGGAGCTGTTCGGGCCCGTGGCCCCGGCCCTGATCATCAACAAGACAGGGCGGCAAACGAAGTTTCCAGCCGGCGACGCGACTCCGCCCGATCCGGAGGGCATGAAACCCGTAAGTTGGCTCCACTACGGCGCGGGATTCGGCAAAACGACCGGCCTTTACCAGAGTCTCCGCTCCAACCGGAAAACCGTCCTCGACGCCCCGCCCACGGCTTTCGGCAACCTTCTTCGATCCATGGACGCAACGCCGCTTCGGGGAAAACGCATCCGACTCAAGGCGGCCGTCAAGACGGAGGACTCCCAGGCTCAGCTTTGGCTCAGGGTTGACCGGGCCGGACAAATCCCCGGTCTCTTCGACAACATGGGCGACCGTCCCATCCGGTCCGACCGGTGGGGCTATTACGAAATCACGGGACGCGTGGACGATGACGCGGAGAGACTGACTTTCGGCTGCTTCCTGGTCGGCTCCGGCCGCATTTGGGCCGACGACTTCGAGCTTGCGGTCTGGGAAGGCGCGGAAGATGGGGCCTGGGAGCCGCTTCCCATCGGCAATCCGGGGTTCGAAGAGGATGACGAGGGAAGAGCCCCCAAGGAATGGAACACCGCGGGTGCGATGAGCGGTAACTACCTGTTCCGGGTCACGGCTGCGACCGCCGCATCCGGCGCCAAGAGCGTCTCGATCGAAAGCCGCCCCATCATCGTCACGGCGCCTCGTGTGAAGTTCGAGCATATCCCGGCCTTCGGAGAATCCATCACCAAGGACCTGGGGTCCGGACTCTCCTGTTCGATGCCCCTCGTCCTTATGGGATCTGAAGATCAGACCTATCCTCCCGCCCCCCGCCCGGAGCTCGAAAACCTGATTGCGGCCATGGACCGGGAGGTTCCGGAAACACTGTCCGGTATCGACCGTTACGTCCGGCTGGCCGGAACGGCCATCGCCTGGAACGTCTTTAGGCACTTCTATCCCTATTTCGACGTCGTTAAAACCGACTGGCCGGGTAAGCTTCGGGAAGCGCTTCAGGCGAGCTACCGGAACGAAACGGAAAACGATTTTCTTCTCACCCTGAAAGCCCTGGTCGCCGGACTGAATGACGGACACGGACGGGTCACATTGAGGGGCGTCCCCTCGCCGAACCACTATCCGCCCATCGACTGGGAATGGATCGAGGACCGGCTGGTGATCACTCGCATCTTTGACGAGGCCCTGACTCATGTCCGGGCGGGCGATATCGTCGCGGAAATCAACGGGACCGCAGCCCGGGAGGCTCTGGAAAACAAAGAGCGATATATCTCCGCGGCCACGGCGGGCTGGAAGCGCTACCGGGCGCTTTCCGAACTCAAGCTCGGAGAAAAGGACAAGACCTTCAGCCTGAAGATCGAACGGGACGGAGATGTTTTCGAGAAAACACTGACCGCCCGCCTCACCGCACAGGAATACAATGCCCGGGTTGAAGCCGCCGAGTCCGCGTCCCGCATGCTGGAACCCGGCATCCATTACCTGAACCTGAGCGTGATCTCCATGGAGGACATCGAAAAGCTCCTGCCGGATCTGGCAAAAGCCAAGGCCATGATCTGCGATATGCGGGGCTACCCCAACGGCAACCACGGCTTGATCGCGCATCTTCTCCGGGACAAGGAAAACTCCCGGTGGATGGGAGTGCCCCGGATCGTTTACCCGGACTACGAACAGGTCGACTATCACTGGTCGGGTTGGAACATGCAACCCAAGGAACCCTCCTTGACGGCCAAGGTCGTCTTCATCACCGACGGCCGGGCCATCAGCTACGCGGAATCCTACATGGGATATATCGAGGGATTCGACCTGGGCGTGATCGTGGGACAACCCACGGCCGGAACCAACGGCAATATCAACCCCTTCGAGCTTCCCGGCGGATACACGGTGACCTGGACGGGCATGCGCGTCGTGAAGCACGACGGATCACAACTTCACGGTGTGGGGATCCTCCCAGATGTCCCGATGGAGCGGACCGTGGACGGCGTCCGGCAGGGTCGTGACGAACTCCTGGAAAAAGCGCTGGAGATCGCCAAGAACCCGACAACCTGACGAGCCACTCACAACTCAACAACTTATACTTGGCTTCCTTGGTTAGTTGATAAAGCAAAAAAAGAACCCGGGGCATGTGAACATGCCCCGGGTTCCGATAGGGTTTGTTTTTAGTGGCCGGCGGCGCTCGGAGGCGCGGGCTCGTCGGGGCTGCCGGCGTTTTTCAGCGGAATCCGGATCAGAATCCAGGCCACAAGGAAGATCACCGGGAGACTGATCAGGAAGGACGGATTCTCGAAGAAAACAAAGTATTTGAAGATGAAGATCCCGCCGATGGCCAGGAACGCGATCAACAGGCCCATCAACGCTTCTCCGGCGATCAATCCTGAGGCCAGCAGAATCCCTACGTTTTCCGACCGGGCTTTCTGGGCTTCGTTGTGTTTGTAGCGTTTTCTGAAGACATCCAGCAAACCCTTGATCATGCCGCCGATAAAAATGGCAAACGTCGTCGTGAACGGCAGATACATGCCCACGCTGACCAGCATCGGGCTCTTGACGTTGGCCAGAACGAAACCGATGCCCATGAAGATGCCGACGATAATCAAAGGCCAGGCCATGTCGCCGCCGACAATCCCCCTCGCGAGGATGGCCATCAGGCTGGCCTGGGGCGCCGGCAGCTCTTCCGTGCCGAATCCACCCTGGTAGCCCGCGACTTCACCGCGCGCCACGTCTCCCGAATGCAAAACGGCCAACACGCCGAAAAGCACGGCGCCGGAGGCGATGACTCCGATGATATTGCCGACTTCCATCTTCCAGGGCGTCCCGCCGAGAATATGCCCGGACTTGAGGTCCTGCAGCATTTCGCCGGCCACGGCCGCCGAGACACAGACGATGGCGGCCACCCCCAGAACGGCCATGATGGCGGCGTCGCCCTTGCCGATGCCCAGGATCACCAGCACCAGCGCGGTGACCAGAAGGGCCGTCAGGGTCAGGCCGCTGATCGGGTTGTTCGACGAACCGATGACGCCGACCAGGTAGCCGGAAACGGCGGCGAAGAAAAAGGCCAGAATCGTCATCAACGCCGAGGCGACCAAGGATGTCAGAACGGGCGCCTTGAAGATAAACAACATGATGGCGAAGGTGGCCAGAGACACCCCGAAGATTCCGGCGAGAACCAGCGGGAAACGGATATCCTGCTCGGTCCGTTCCACTTCTTCACCGGTTCCGGAGGCCGCTTTCTTGACATCGGCGACCGAACGGGCGATGCCCTCGGTCAGGCTCTTGCGCATTTTGAACAAAGTGTAGGTCGCGCCGACCAGCATGCCGCCGATGGCGATCGGCCGGACGACGCTCATCCAGACCTGTTTGGCCAGAGCCAGCCATTCCGCGGCATTGGTGGGATTGACGCCGGTTTCAGCGACCAGGCTGGGTCCCATGAAATAAAGGATGATCGGGGTCAGCAAACCCCAGGCCAGCAGTCCTCCGGCGAAGGCCAGCGACCCGAGCATCGGACCGATGATGTAGCCGACACCGATGTAGGCCGGCTTGACGCCGAAAGATCCCAGAAACATGCCGCCCTGACCGGTGAATTTCGTTCCGGCGATGGTCTGCTTGCCCCAGATGACGAATTTTTCCCAGGCAACGGCAAACAGCTTGACTTCGGCCAACAGCTTGATGACCGCGCCCACGCCCATGGCCCGGAAGAGGAATTTCGAGCCTCCGCCCTCGGCCCGGCCGGCCTTATGGATTTCGGCCGCGGCCACGCTTTCGGGGAACGCCAGTTCCGGATCCCGGACCATGACCCGCCGCAGCAGGGCCACGAACATGATGCCCAGGATGCCGCCGACGATCATGATGATGGTCGAGGTCAAGTAATTCCCTGCGGTGAAGAAAGGATCCCAGAAGCCGGCGATGAAAAAGGCCGGCAGGGTGAAGATGGCCCCGGCGGCCACGGATTCTCCGATCGCCCCCACAGTCCTTGCCAGGTTTTCTTCCAGGATGCTGCCTTTGACGATGCGCAGCAGGGCCATGCCGACAACCGCCGCCGGGTAGACCGCGGCGATGGTCATCCCGGCCTTGAGCCCGAGATAGGCATTGGCCGCGCCCAGGATCACCGACATGAAAAGGCCGATGAGCAACGCCCGCAGGGTGAATTCCCTCATCTTCGTGTCCGAGGGGGGAACAACGGGAACGTAATCTTTCTTTTCCGCCATTTTTCTCTCCTTTCCCAACCTCAAGCCGTTCTTTGCTTGATTTTGCCTATTCTCTTAAAAAATTCGGGTTGAAGTCAAGTCGATTTCGACTCTATGCCGACGATGCCGGATAGCGGTTGCGGTAGGCGAACTCGGGCAGCGGCAGGCGGGGCGGCCGCGCTTTTTCCAGCGCGATCTGCTTGTCGTTGAGAACGGGGTTCAATTCGTCATCCTTCGCGCCGATCATGATCAGGGTGATGACCTCGAACTCATCCGGGATGCCTAGGACGGCCCGCGTCTTTTTCGGGCTGAAGCCGGCGATGGGATGGGCGACAAACCCCAGCTCGACGGCCCGCAGGATGAGAAAGCCGGAAGCCAGGCCGCAGTCGAACTGATGGTATTTTCGGGTGTGGATGACGCAATCGTCCTCCTCGCGGCTGAACACGGCGACGATCAGGGAGGCGCGGTGAGCCCACTTATTCCCGTCGGTGAGGACGTCCCTCATCCGCGCGATCTGCTCCGCGTCATCGACAAAGACAAACCGCCAGGGCTGACTGTTAAAGCAGGAGGGAGCGAGCCCGGCACATCGTGCCAGATCGGACACAAGATCGTCGTCGACGACAATCGGTTTCAGCGATCGGAAGGCGCGGCGGCGGTCGATGGCTTCCCGAACATCCATGGTCATCCCCTTTCTATCCTGATCTATTCATAAGAATGCCGATGAGTTGCCTAACTCCTTAAATATCCGCCGATAAAATAAAGTTCCGCCCGGGTTTTGTCAACGTCCCGCCGTTCGTGTGTGATAGCCAAGCAAGCCATATGACTTCTGGACGACATCGGATGATCGAACGGAAACGACTCGTTTTATCATAACCTGTTTGGACAGGCTTGGTGAGCGTATGGCTCAAGC
Protein-coding regions in this window:
- a CDS encoding serine hydrolase, producing MTKKTAAAAFALLFTGLSAGALDARLENLERTVDALVAEQHAAGQPGGAVAVLSGDGILLKKCYGLMNVEKKTEITGKTIFDIASLAKQFTAFAVLVLEEDGLLKLDDDIRVRLSGLPDYEHAITVRHLLQHTSGIPSTDVLRLFGGLSLDEQWTHQDEIALIKRYPHLNFEPNTKHVYSNAGYSLLASLVENVGGVGFTEFMDSRIFKPLGMTSSFFMDEAFGDFDKIARGYAKKDDGFAEVGSFSDFSLGGGNMFTSLDDMILWAKNILSPAVGPRDYLTKISRIDNSLENGNPLIYTYGFYVRDHKGVPMAEHSGGLPGFRSQVLIFPEDEVIIILMFNNESINTRRLAAGIADAVFADKLKEEAPRTRVAVDLDVERVKAFEGRYLLPDGMEMDFVLEKDVFRLSLPGNQKFQLFAESENSFFLKEFDAQCTFVAAEDGTVSEMIWHQRGEDHAARRVEEIRSLSPEEIPAYAGRYHQPELEVEYPIVFEDGRLELRLPATFKKYLGFESAVLEHVNGDKFHSGWLGMLEFTRGADGRIDGFILLNVGRLQNLRFVSGGLSRF
- a CDS encoding SWIM zinc finger family protein, producing MRRRRRRSWSDDRFWPRYVTVAERKATAARRMEKLIKKGEKLDPVILEGRTIARTFWGKGWCTHLENHCDFWNRLGRGRSYIRSGAVCDLAVEPGRVTARVLGTDLYRVDIAFRKLPASRWKSIREASTGQISSVVELLCGRLSDAVMKVMTDPENGLFPRENEIELKCSCPDYAVMCKHVAAVLYGVGARLDRRPELLFVLRGVDTAELFDEAVESGVVTKAAAGPSALDEKELSEIFGVEIDIGAPVPADAPQARKRKTEPTRPKGKAVKAGSEKKRGRPGKTPAGRTAGQNKKKSRTRK
- a CDS encoding DEAD/DEAH box helicase produces the protein MTDTSPEYSSGPGFPEVALSPGGLLYLEPPDIPGASPQVRRLCGLWRQDHALGLLELAGEKWEAPPSALLGFWRSFARSFLTALCQTPGIETDPTTVIAPPGTESLRAVTDRVPPMKGLEYLTPKVLSRMWKLMDAYAHLQAAAHPEGPAGWLREHDPNWRLVGRVTFHLAENKRNPEFPFAFMATYTGRLSDRSKPQYLPLDRALQEYAGRKNRNALLKLLSPVQAAAEKSPLIRSMVESGEIYKPQTWTPRDAYNFLREIPVFEESGIIVRVPDWWNGGRPPRPRVSVTIGEKRGVVLGLDTLLDFNIEASLDGTSLTEDEWRAIAGASPGLVSLRGQWIEVDPERLSQLMAHWKNVRKGAGKDGLSFLQAMRLLAGVEGPEPKAGREADTAEWFGVRAGTGLAALLEALRNPERLKATDADPGKDFRAVLRPYQREGVGWLHFLSKLGLGACLADDMGLGKTIQFLALLLLLRRDAPADSPPALLVVPASLVANWKAEIERFAPGLKVLYAHPSETPVPEWASRLEGESGVDKAGPELVITTYGILHRTPLFRKRSWSLIGLDEAQAVKNPATRQARAVKEVTAPRRIVLTGTPIENRLSDLWSIFDFLNPGLLGSERTFGQYAKSIVAGGPDAYGPLRALVRPYILRRLKTDKSIIDDLPDKTEVKAFCHLTPVQAALYRDMVRDLMEHLEERTGIERRGAVLAAILRFKQICNHPAHASGDGDYDPGRSGKFARLRDICEELAARQEKALVFTQFREIADPLADFLSGVFGRPGLVLHGGTPIRKRRSLVEEFQREDGPPFFILSLKAGGIGLNLTAAGHVIHFDRWWNPAVENQATDRAFRIGQSKNVMVHKFVCKGTIEEKIDALISEKTDLARGLIEEGVEKRLTEMSDRELLEFVALDIHRAAGE
- a CDS encoding protein-arginine deiminase family protein, with protein sequence MTLKSLLSIGALLLLGLAAAAPQTAPSSATAVVIHGDTNRDGRLDDTDITGRHAWSWESGPFIMANLDDDDRSGLPDAHDQIVNGRADEADLAKFRVLIDPSLISGKTEIFVEASGQRRLRPGRFNIFQQSGDGWIFIDADTPLSLSGTAPLVLGVEAKTFAGVGGWDGRLRLWVSVRTGDTTIAEDFAEARVAPWLMLPNSAPTRTLYIATGDYDNSAMIREMSGILPRWGVAFPPPHPVANWREMWVQDTVEIGYTEIPGGGRMHVVLNGIRGADSFGPTLLGPDIGVITVGSVRDLKGHDAWADWFGNLEVSHPTDQFPMGRIYYGINTISGIGLHPEIVAFLEAQVLQKPFWVDTSWLGIKHVDEIFNVIPGKDGRGMVIMGSPEAASALTGRPLDDFNRGIQDSLNRMLRGGAYEIAGKHVDYPGIIALLGMDESRFIRLPVLFSPVSVDKASARPGAHSRWSNPVNSVFLNGNMLIGNASMPADVQSEIAAKLRAAGIRDVVFIDDRIYHDRWGNVHCATNTLREPPAGGFRTRMTVR
- a CDS encoding S41 family peptidase; this encodes MIWVLVLIATLGLSSSCHGDTGGREIENLEAFTRLYGYVRFFYPGDEAAALDWNRFAVLGAMRVENSRSPAELKAALEELFGPVAPALIINKTGRQTKFPAGDATPPDPEGMKPVSWLHYGAGFGKTTGLYQSLRSNRKTVLDAPPTAFGNLLRSMDATPLRGKRIRLKAAVKTEDSQAQLWLRVDRAGQIPGLFDNMGDRPIRSDRWGYYEITGRVDDDAERLTFGCFLVGSGRIWADDFELAVWEGAEDGAWEPLPIGNPGFEEDDEGRAPKEWNTAGAMSGNYLFRVTAATAASGAKSVSIESRPIIVTAPRVKFEHIPAFGESITKDLGSGLSCSMPLVLMGSEDQTYPPAPRPELENLIAAMDREVPETLSGIDRYVRLAGTAIAWNVFRHFYPYFDVVKTDWPGKLREALQASYRNETENDFLLTLKALVAGLNDGHGRVTLRGVPSPNHYPPIDWEWIEDRLVITRIFDEALTHVRAGDIVAEINGTAAREALENKERYISAATAGWKRYRALSELKLGEKDKTFSLKIERDGDVFEKTLTARLTAQEYNARVEAAESASRMLEPGIHYLNLSVISMEDIEKLLPDLAKAKAMICDMRGYPNGNHGLIAHLLRDKENSRWMGVPRIVYPDYEQVDYHWSGWNMQPKEPSLTAKVVFITDGRAISYAESYMGYIEGFDLGVIVGQPTAGTNGNINPFELPGGYTVTWTGMRVVKHDGSQLHGVGILPDVPMERTVDGVRQGRDELLEKALEIAKNPTT